The following are encoded in a window of Hippoglossus stenolepis isolate QCI-W04-F060 chromosome 10, HSTE1.2, whole genome shotgun sequence genomic DNA:
- the LOC118117076 gene encoding tubulin alpha-1C chain isoform X2, with protein sequence MRECISVHVGQGGVQIGNACWELYCLEHGIQPDGQMPSNKTIGGGDDSFSTFFSETGAGKHVPRAVFVDLEPTVIDEVRTGSYRQLFHPEQLITGKEDAANNYARGHYTVGKEIIDLVLDRIRKLADQCTGLQGFLVFHSFGGGTGSGFTSLLMERLSVDYGKKSKLEFSIYPAPQVSTAVVEPYNAILTTHTTLEHSDCAFMVDNEAIYDICRRNLDIEHPSYTNLNRLMSQIVSSITASLRFDGALNVDLTEFQTNLVPYPRIHFPMVTYAPVISAEKAYHEQLTVSEITNACFEPANQMVKCDPRHGKYMACCLLYRGDVVPKDVNAAIGTIKTKRTIQFVDWCPTGFKVGINYQPPTVVPGGDLAKVQRAVCMLSNTTAIAEAWARLDHKFDLMYAKRAFVHWYVGEGMEEGEFSEAREDMAALEKDYEEVGADSLGEDDEEEGDY encoded by the exons ATG CGCGAGTGTATCTCCGTGCACGTTGGTCAGGGCGGTGTCCAGATTGGCAATGCCTGCTGGGAGCTTTACTGCCTGGAACATGGGATCCAGCCGGATGGACAAATGCCCAGCAACAAGACCattggaggaggagatgactCCTTCAGCACCTTCTTTAGTGAGACCGGAGCTGGGAAGCACGTCCCCAGAGCTGTTTTTGTCGACCTGGAGCCCACTGTCATCG ATGAAGTACGCACTGGAAGCTACCGCCAGCTGTTCCACCCTGAGCAGCTGATCACTGGTAAAGAGGATGCTGCCAACAACTACGCCCGTGGACACTACACCGTTGGCAAAGAGATCATTGACCTGGTGCTGGACAGGATCCGCAAACTG GCTGACCAGTGCACTGGTCTTCAAGGCTTCCTGGTTTTCCACAGCTTCGGAGGTGGCACCGGCTCTGGCTTCACCTCACTGCTGATGGAGCGTCTGTCCGTCGACTACGGTAAGAAGTCCAAGCTGGAGTTCTCCATCTACCCAGCCCCCCAGGTGTCCACCGCTGTGGTGGAGCCCTACAATGCCATCCTGACCACCCACACCACCCTGGAGCACTCTGACTGTGCCTTCATGGTAGATAACGAGGCCATCTACGATATCTGCCGCCGGAACCTCGATATCGAGCATCCCTCCTACACCAACCTGAACAGGCTGATGAGTCAGATTGTGTCCTCCATCACTGCTTCCCTCCGTTTCGATGGTGCCCTCAATGTTGATCTGACCGAGTTCCAGACCAACTTGGTGCCATATCCCCGTATCCACTTCCCTATGGTCACCTACGCTCCTGTCATCTCTGCCGAGAAGGCCTACCATGAGCAATTAACGGTGTCTGAGATCACAAATGCCTGCTTCgagccagccaatcagatggtGAAATGTGACCCTCGCCACGGTAAATACATGGCCTGCTGCCTCCTGTACCGTGGAGATGTGGTGCCCAAAGATGTCAACGCTGCCATCGGCACCATCAAGACCAAACGCACCATCCAGTTTGTGGACTGGTGCCCCACTGGTTTCAAGGTCGGCATCAACTACCAGCCGCCCACTGTGGTTCCTGGTGGAGACCTGGCCAAGGTCCAGAGGGCTGTGTGCATGCTGAGCAACACCACCGCCATCGCTGAGGCCTGGGCTCGCCTTGACCACAAGTTTGATCTGATGTACGCCAAGCGCGCCTTCGTTCACTGGTATGTGGGTGAGGgtatggaggagggagagttctCTGAGGCCAGAGAGGATATGGCAGCTCTGGAGAAAGATTACGAAGAGGTCGGAGCTGATAGTTTgggagaggatgatgaggaggaaggggatTATTAA
- the LOC118117076 gene encoding tubulin alpha-1C chain isoform X1 has translation MFERECISVHVGQGGVQIGNACWELYCLEHGIQPDGQMPSNKTIGGGDDSFSTFFSETGAGKHVPRAVFVDLEPTVIDEVRTGSYRQLFHPEQLITGKEDAANNYARGHYTVGKEIIDLVLDRIRKLADQCTGLQGFLVFHSFGGGTGSGFTSLLMERLSVDYGKKSKLEFSIYPAPQVSTAVVEPYNAILTTHTTLEHSDCAFMVDNEAIYDICRRNLDIEHPSYTNLNRLMSQIVSSITASLRFDGALNVDLTEFQTNLVPYPRIHFPMVTYAPVISAEKAYHEQLTVSEITNACFEPANQMVKCDPRHGKYMACCLLYRGDVVPKDVNAAIGTIKTKRTIQFVDWCPTGFKVGINYQPPTVVPGGDLAKVQRAVCMLSNTTAIAEAWARLDHKFDLMYAKRAFVHWYVGEGMEEGEFSEAREDMAALEKDYEEVGADSLGEDDEEEGDY, from the exons ATGTTTGAG CGCGAGTGTATCTCCGTGCACGTTGGTCAGGGCGGTGTCCAGATTGGCAATGCCTGCTGGGAGCTTTACTGCCTGGAACATGGGATCCAGCCGGATGGACAAATGCCCAGCAACAAGACCattggaggaggagatgactCCTTCAGCACCTTCTTTAGTGAGACCGGAGCTGGGAAGCACGTCCCCAGAGCTGTTTTTGTCGACCTGGAGCCCACTGTCATCG ATGAAGTACGCACTGGAAGCTACCGCCAGCTGTTCCACCCTGAGCAGCTGATCACTGGTAAAGAGGATGCTGCCAACAACTACGCCCGTGGACACTACACCGTTGGCAAAGAGATCATTGACCTGGTGCTGGACAGGATCCGCAAACTG GCTGACCAGTGCACTGGTCTTCAAGGCTTCCTGGTTTTCCACAGCTTCGGAGGTGGCACCGGCTCTGGCTTCACCTCACTGCTGATGGAGCGTCTGTCCGTCGACTACGGTAAGAAGTCCAAGCTGGAGTTCTCCATCTACCCAGCCCCCCAGGTGTCCACCGCTGTGGTGGAGCCCTACAATGCCATCCTGACCACCCACACCACCCTGGAGCACTCTGACTGTGCCTTCATGGTAGATAACGAGGCCATCTACGATATCTGCCGCCGGAACCTCGATATCGAGCATCCCTCCTACACCAACCTGAACAGGCTGATGAGTCAGATTGTGTCCTCCATCACTGCTTCCCTCCGTTTCGATGGTGCCCTCAATGTTGATCTGACCGAGTTCCAGACCAACTTGGTGCCATATCCCCGTATCCACTTCCCTATGGTCACCTACGCTCCTGTCATCTCTGCCGAGAAGGCCTACCATGAGCAATTAACGGTGTCTGAGATCACAAATGCCTGCTTCgagccagccaatcagatggtGAAATGTGACCCTCGCCACGGTAAATACATGGCCTGCTGCCTCCTGTACCGTGGAGATGTGGTGCCCAAAGATGTCAACGCTGCCATCGGCACCATCAAGACCAAACGCACCATCCAGTTTGTGGACTGGTGCCCCACTGGTTTCAAGGTCGGCATCAACTACCAGCCGCCCACTGTGGTTCCTGGTGGAGACCTGGCCAAGGTCCAGAGGGCTGTGTGCATGCTGAGCAACACCACCGCCATCGCTGAGGCCTGGGCTCGCCTTGACCACAAGTTTGATCTGATGTACGCCAAGCGCGCCTTCGTTCACTGGTATGTGGGTGAGGgtatggaggagggagagttctCTGAGGCCAGAGAGGATATGGCAGCTCTGGAGAAAGATTACGAAGAGGTCGGAGCTGATAGTTTgggagaggatgatgaggaggaaggggatTATTAA